In Qipengyuania psychrotolerans, one DNA window encodes the following:
- the nuoF gene encoding NADH-quinone oxidoreductase subunit NuoF, protein MLADKDRIFTNLYGFQDWGLKAAQQRGDWDDTKSLIARGHDNIIEEMKASGLRGRGGAGFPTGLKWSFMPKESKDGRPSFLVINADESEPGSCKDREIIRHDPHKLIEGALIAGYAMRARAAYIYIRGEYIREAETMQKAIDEAYDAGLIGKNASKSGYDFDVFLHRGAGAYICGEETAMIESLEGKKGQPRLKPPFPAGAGLYGCPTTVNNVESIAVVPTILRRGASWFASFGRENNKGTKLFQISGHVNKPCVVEEALSIPFSELIEKHCGGIIGGKENLLAVIPGGSSVPLVPAEQIWDAPMDFDGLKELGSGLGTAGVIVMDKSTDIVRAISRLSYFYKHESCGQCTPCREGTGWMWRMMERLRTGDAAIEEIDMLQQVTKQVEGHTICALGDAAAWPIQGLIRHFRPELERRIEEHNARFAEAAE, encoded by the coding sequence ATGCTCGCCGATAAGGATCGCATCTTTACCAACCTGTACGGCTTCCAGGACTGGGGCCTGAAGGCGGCGCAGCAACGCGGCGACTGGGACGATACCAAGTCGCTGATCGCGCGCGGCCACGACAATATCATCGAGGAAATGAAGGCTTCAGGCCTTCGCGGACGCGGCGGTGCAGGCTTCCCGACCGGCCTGAAATGGTCGTTCATGCCCAAGGAATCGAAGGACGGTCGTCCCAGCTTCCTGGTCATCAACGCCGACGAATCCGAGCCCGGTTCCTGCAAGGACCGCGAGATCATTCGCCACGACCCGCACAAGCTGATCGAAGGCGCACTCATCGCCGGATACGCCATGCGGGCAAGGGCCGCCTACATCTACATTCGCGGTGAATACATCCGCGAAGCCGAGACGATGCAGAAGGCGATCGACGAAGCTTACGACGCTGGCCTGATCGGCAAGAATGCGTCCAAGTCCGGTTACGACTTCGACGTGTTCCTGCACCGCGGTGCAGGCGCCTACATCTGCGGTGAAGAAACCGCGATGATCGAAAGCCTGGAAGGCAAGAAGGGCCAGCCCCGGCTCAAGCCGCCATTCCCGGCGGGTGCGGGCCTCTACGGCTGCCCAACCACGGTCAACAATGTCGAGAGCATCGCGGTCGTCCCGACGATCCTGCGTCGCGGTGCGTCTTGGTTCGCCAGTTTCGGGCGTGAGAACAACAAGGGCACCAAGCTCTTCCAGATCAGCGGCCACGTCAACAAGCCGTGCGTTGTCGAAGAAGCCCTCAGCATTCCGTTCAGCGAGCTGATCGAGAAGCATTGCGGCGGAATCATCGGCGGCAAGGAGAACCTGCTCGCCGTGATCCCCGGCGGTTCGTCAGTTCCGCTGGTCCCGGCAGAGCAAATCTGGGACGCGCCGATGGATTTCGACGGCCTCAAGGAACTCGGCTCGGGCCTCGGCACGGCAGGTGTCATCGTGATGGACAAGTCGACTGACATAGTCCGTGCGATTTCCCGCCTCAGCTACTTCTACAAGCATGAAAGCTGCGGCCAGTGTACCCCCTGCCGCGAAGGCACTGGCTGGATGTGGCGCATGATGGAACGCCTGCGCACCGGCGATGCTGCAATCGAGGAAATCGACATGCTTCAGCAAGTCACCAAGCAGGTCGAAGGCCACACTATTTGCGCGCTTGGCGATGCAGCGGCTTGGCCAATCCAGGGACTCATCCGCCACTTCCGCCCCGAGCTGGAGCGCCGGATCGAAGAACACAACGCCAGGTTCGCAGAGGCAGCGGAATAA
- a CDS encoding SH3 domain-containing protein, with protein sequence MFARLFAFFLLTAAALTPLTAQEREVPYWASIRATELNLRVGPSADYKIDWVYRRKGLPVKVIRVMEGWRLIEDPDGTRGWVVQRLLTPDRGAIVIGEGESAIYADPNATSKVKWRIEPGVVGKLGDCEQGWCEFSVGNRAGYVPQQRLWGAGEP encoded by the coding sequence ATGTTTGCACGCCTTTTTGCCTTTTTCTTGCTTACCGCGGCCGCGCTTACGCCGCTCACCGCGCAAGAACGTGAAGTGCCGTATTGGGCAAGCATCCGGGCGACCGAGCTCAACCTGCGTGTTGGCCCAAGCGCCGATTACAAGATCGACTGGGTCTATCGCCGCAAGGGACTGCCGGTGAAAGTCATCCGCGTGATGGAAGGCTGGCGCTTGATCGAGGATCCCGATGGAACGAGGGGCTGGGTCGTCCAGAGGCTCCTGACCCCCGATCGCGGAGCCATCGTTATCGGCGAGGGCGAAAGTGCCATTTACGCCGATCCCAATGCGACCTCGAAGGTCAAGTGGCGGATCGAACCCGGAGTTGTTGGCAAGCTGGGTGATTGCGAACAGGGATGGTGCGAATTTTCAGTCGGCAATCGCGCCGGCTATGTTCCACAACAGCGGTTGTGGGGCGCCGGAGAACCTTAA
- a CDS encoding NADH-quinone oxidoreductase subunit D — translation MSTGFQIEESPTTGDETITNYTINFGPQHPAAHGVLRMVMELDGEIIERIDPHVGLLHRGTEKLIEHKTYLQALPYFDRLDYCSPLAQEYSYILAIEKLLNIEVPERAQYIRVLFAELTRICNHMLNIGAHVMDVGAMTPNLWVFELREDCMNFFERMSGARMHHAYLRPGGVHQDVPEKLLVDIGEWIDGRLPELFGDAMSLVLDNRIFKQRNVDIAVVSKEDALAWGFSGPMIRAAGIPWDLRKSQPYDVYDRMQFDIPVGTNSDCYDRFVVRVKEVYESAKIIKQCLAEMPTGPIASSDRKVVPPKRAEMKQSMEALIHHFKLYTEGFHVPAGEVYVATESPKGEFGVYLVSDGSNKPYRCKIRPTAFSHLQAMDFMCKGHMLPDATAILGAIDVVFGECDR, via the coding sequence ATGAGCACGGGTTTCCAAATCGAAGAATCGCCAACCACTGGCGACGAGACGATCACCAATTACACGATCAATTTTGGGCCCCAGCATCCGGCCGCCCACGGCGTGCTGCGCATGGTCATGGAGCTTGACGGCGAGATCATCGAACGGATCGATCCGCATGTAGGCCTGCTGCACCGCGGCACCGAGAAGCTGATCGAGCACAAGACCTATCTGCAGGCGCTGCCGTATTTCGACCGGCTCGATTATTGCTCGCCGCTGGCGCAGGAATACAGCTATATTCTCGCCATCGAGAAGCTGCTCAATATCGAAGTGCCCGAGCGTGCGCAGTATATTCGCGTGCTGTTCGCGGAGCTGACTCGCATCTGCAACCACATGCTGAACATCGGCGCGCACGTAATGGACGTCGGCGCGATGACGCCAAACCTGTGGGTGTTCGAACTCCGCGAAGATTGCATGAACTTTTTCGAGCGGATGAGCGGCGCGCGCATGCACCACGCCTATCTGCGTCCGGGCGGCGTCCACCAGGATGTGCCTGAGAAGTTGCTGGTCGACATCGGCGAGTGGATCGACGGCCGACTTCCCGAGCTTTTCGGCGACGCGATGAGCCTCGTGCTCGACAACCGCATCTTCAAGCAGCGCAATGTCGATATCGCCGTTGTGAGCAAGGAAGATGCGTTGGCCTGGGGTTTCTCCGGCCCTATGATCCGCGCTGCCGGTATCCCGTGGGACCTGCGCAAGTCGCAGCCCTATGATGTCTATGACCGGATGCAGTTCGACATTCCCGTCGGCACCAATTCGGATTGCTATGACCGCTTCGTGGTGCGCGTGAAGGAAGTCTACGAGAGCGCCAAGATCATCAAGCAGTGTCTTGCTGAGATGCCCACTGGTCCAATCGCGAGCAGCGACCGCAAGGTTGTCCCGCCCAAGCGCGCCGAGATGAAGCAGTCGATGGAAGCGCTAATCCATCACTTCAAGCTCTACACCGAGGGCTTCCACGTCCCCGCGGGCGAAGTCTATGTCGCGACCGAAAGCCCGAAGGGCGAGTTCGGCGTGTACCTGGTGAGCGATGGGTCGAACAAACCCTATCGCTGCAAGATCCGTCCGACAGCCTTCAGCCACCTCCAGGCAATGGATTTCATGTGCAAGGGTCATATGCTGCCTGATGCCACCGCCATTCTCGGCGCCATCGATGTCGTGTTCGGGGAGTGTGACCGGTGA
- the nuoE gene encoding NADH-quinone oxidoreductase subunit NuoE, translating to MADRNPAPDTPELRERWGAFEFTESYRVKADKAIARYPEGRQRSAVMPMLDLAQRQVGEETDTQGWLPLPVIEYVADYLDMPVIRVLEVASFYFMYNMKPVGKYHVQVCGTTPCMLRGSDGLFETCKKRGMSKGHVSEDGLWTLTEVECMGNCATAPMVQINDDNYEDLTPERLDEILDELAAGKQPKTGTQIEGKRTSEPEGGPTTLKEMVDANHDYRGEWK from the coding sequence ATGGCTGACCGTAATCCCGCACCCGATACTCCAGAGCTGCGCGAGCGCTGGGGTGCTTTCGAGTTTACCGAGAGCTACCGCGTCAAGGCAGACAAGGCGATTGCGCGCTATCCCGAGGGGCGTCAGCGCTCCGCCGTGATGCCGATGCTCGACCTTGCCCAGCGCCAGGTCGGTGAAGAGACTGATACGCAGGGCTGGCTGCCGCTGCCGGTGATCGAATATGTCGCCGACTATCTCGATATGCCGGTCATCCGCGTGCTCGAAGTCGCCAGCTTCTATTTCATGTACAATATGAAGCCGGTCGGTAAGTACCACGTGCAGGTTTGCGGCACGACGCCCTGCATGCTGCGCGGCTCGGACGGGCTCTTCGAAACCTGCAAGAAGCGCGGTATGAGCAAGGGACATGTCTCGGAAGACGGTCTCTGGACCCTCACGGAAGTCGAATGCATGGGCAATTGCGCCACCGCGCCGATGGTCCAGATCAACGACGACAACTACGAAGACCTCACGCCTGAGCGCCTCGACGAAATCCTCGATGAGTTGGCGGCGGGTAAGCAGCCGAAGACCGGTACGCAGATCGAAGGCAAACGCACGAGTGAGCCGGAGGGCGGCCCGACCACGCTGAAGGAAATGGTCGATGCGAACCACGATTACCGGGGAGAGTGGAAATGA
- the ndhC gene encoding NADH-quinone oxidoreductase subunit A has protein sequence MVDLEQYLPILIFLFIAAVLSAAFVFLPMGVSRLTGAHAPNAEKLSEYECGFPAFDDSRGQFDVRFYLVAISFLLFDLEASFLFPWAVSLDVTGWAGWISMVVFLGILAIGLAYEWKMGALDWD, from the coding sequence GTGGTCGACCTCGAACAATATCTACCGATACTGATCTTCCTGTTCATTGCGGCCGTACTTTCGGCGGCATTCGTGTTTCTCCCGATGGGAGTATCGCGTTTGACAGGTGCACACGCTCCAAATGCGGAAAAGCTCAGCGAGTATGAATGCGGATTTCCCGCGTTCGACGATTCCCGCGGCCAATTCGACGTACGGTTTTATCTCGTGGCGATTTCCTTCCTCCTGTTCGACCTGGAGGCATCCTTCCTGTTTCCATGGGCGGTGAGCCTGGACGTGACGGGTTGGGCCGGATGGATTTCGATGGTGGTATTCCTCGGCATTCTGGCGATCGGCCTCGCTTACGAGTGGAAAATGGGCGCACTGGATTGGGACTGA
- a CDS encoding NuoB/complex I 20 kDa subunit family protein → MTSSPHGRDALIQPTAQSGDVLHPDQDYFNALQTEVNDKGFLVTSTEDLFQWARTGSLWWMTFGLACCAVEMIHVNMPRYDMERFGVAPRASPRQSDVMIVAGTLCNKMAPALRKVYDQMSEPKYVISMGSCANGGGYYHYSYSVVRGCDRIVPVDIYVPGCPPTAEALLYGVMQLQRKIRRVGTIER, encoded by the coding sequence ATGACTTCCAGCCCGCACGGACGCGATGCACTGATCCAGCCGACGGCACAGTCGGGCGACGTGCTGCATCCGGATCAGGACTATTTCAACGCGCTTCAAACAGAAGTGAATGACAAGGGCTTCCTCGTCACGTCCACGGAAGACCTGTTCCAGTGGGCGCGTACGGGATCGCTATGGTGGATGACCTTCGGGCTTGCCTGCTGCGCGGTCGAGATGATCCATGTGAACATGCCGCGGTACGATATGGAGCGTTTCGGCGTCGCCCCGCGCGCTTCGCCGCGTCAGTCTGACGTGATGATTGTTGCCGGTACGCTGTGTAACAAGATGGCTCCGGCGCTGCGCAAGGTTTACGACCAGATGTCGGAACCGAAATACGTGATCTCGATGGGCAGCTGCGCCAATGGCGGCGGCTACTATCACTACAGTTACAGCGTCGTGCGTGGCTGTGACCGCATTGTGCCGGTCGACATCTATGTGCCCGGTTGTCCTCCCACTGCGGAAGCACTGCTTTACGGCGTGATGCAGTTGCAGCGTAAAATTCGCCGCGTCGGCACGATCGAGAGGTAA
- a CDS encoding thiolase family protein, whose translation MTQFSANDPIVFLSYARTPMGGMQGALADVSATDLGATAVKAAVERSGVAVDKFDRTYMGCVLPAGLGQAPARQASIKAGLPKSVQATTVNKVCGSGMQTVIMGAEALASGTVDFVVAGGMESMTNAPYLLKKHRSGARLGHDTAYDHMFLDGLEDAYEEGRAMGTFAQDTANEYQLTREQMDEYSIESLRRANAAIEGGAFADEVVPVTFSTRKGDVTVEHDEQPGKGRPDKIPQLRPAFAKDGTITAATSSSISDGAAAVVLTRESIAKANGQKPVARIVAMAAHAQEPSEFTVAPVGAINKVLEKAGWSADDVELWEVNEAFACVAMFAMRDIGIPHDKINVNGGGTALGHPIGASGTRIIVTLLNALKQQGKKRGVASLCIGGGEATAVAVELV comes from the coding sequence ATGACCCAGTTCTCCGCGAACGACCCGATCGTTTTCCTGTCTTACGCTCGCACACCGATGGGGGGTATGCAGGGTGCACTTGCAGACGTTTCGGCAACCGACCTCGGTGCGACCGCGGTCAAGGCAGCGGTTGAACGCTCGGGCGTCGCAGTGGACAAATTCGATCGTACATACATGGGCTGTGTGCTCCCCGCCGGTCTCGGACAGGCTCCGGCCCGGCAGGCTTCGATCAAGGCCGGCCTTCCGAAGTCTGTTCAGGCGACCACCGTCAACAAGGTCTGCGGCAGCGGAATGCAAACCGTCATCATGGGCGCAGAAGCTCTGGCCAGCGGTACCGTCGATTTCGTGGTGGCTGGCGGCATGGAAAGCATGACCAATGCGCCATATCTGCTCAAGAAGCATCGCTCCGGTGCACGTCTGGGCCATGACACCGCTTACGATCACATGTTCCTCGACGGTCTGGAAGATGCCTACGAAGAAGGCCGTGCAATGGGGACTTTCGCACAGGACACGGCGAACGAGTACCAGCTGACGCGCGAGCAGATGGACGAGTATTCAATCGAGTCGCTCCGCCGCGCCAATGCCGCAATCGAAGGCGGCGCTTTTGCTGATGAAGTCGTTCCCGTGACCTTCTCCACGCGCAAAGGCGACGTCACGGTAGAGCATGACGAGCAGCCGGGCAAAGGTCGTCCAGACAAGATCCCTCAGCTTCGCCCCGCATTCGCAAAAGATGGCACAATTACTGCGGCAACCTCGTCATCTATCTCGGATGGCGCAGCAGCAGTGGTGCTGACCCGCGAGAGCATCGCCAAGGCAAATGGCCAGAAACCGGTCGCCAGGATTGTGGCCATGGCTGCGCACGCACAGGAACCGTCGGAGTTCACCGTCGCCCCGGTCGGCGCAATTAACAAGGTCTTGGAGAAGGCCGGCTGGTCGGCTGATGACGTGGAACTTTGGGAGGTCAACGAAGCCTTCGCATGTGTCGCCATGTTCGCCATGCGCGACATCGGCATTCCGCATGACAAGATCAATGTGAACGGCGGCGGCACGGCGCTTGGGCATCCCATTGGCGCCAGCGGAACACGCATTATCGTAACCCTGCTCAACGCCCTCAAGCAGCAAGGCAAGAAGCGCGGTGTGGCCTCGCTTTGCATCGGCGGCGGCGAAGCGACAGCCGTGGCGGTTGAGCTGGTCTGA
- a CDS encoding coniferyl aldehyde dehydrogenase produces MPDERTGEMEEILRKQRAAHHQMRPEPMALRKDRIERANKLLKDHSEDLCKAMSADFGNRSPMQSMMTDIVGTINFGKYCLKRMDGWAKVDKRHVQFPLGLLGAKAEVRYEPKGVVGILSPWNFPVNLTFGPLMQIFAAGNRAMIKPSEFTEKTSQMMKELVEQYFSPDECAVFTGGPEIAAAFSELPFDHLVFTGSTPTGRKVMEAASKNLVPVTLELGGKSPVFMGESADFAKAGERIAMGKMMNAGQICLAPDYLYVPESKQDEAIHGVWQGTANMYPTLLDNDDYASVVTDRHFDRLQDMVADARDKGAEVIEVNPGNEDFSNTNSRKMPLTILKNVTEDMKAMQEEIFGPVLPVKTYKNVDEAINYVNEHDRPLGLYYFGQDSGEQSKVLSKTISGGVTVNDVVFHVSMEDLPFGGVGSSGMGSYHGVEGFREFSHARSVYTQPKIDVAKLAGFKPPYGDATKKAIDKMMK; encoded by the coding sequence ATGCCGGACGAGCGTACAGGCGAGATGGAAGAAATTCTGCGTAAACAGCGCGCTGCCCATCATCAGATGCGGCCCGAGCCGATGGCGCTTCGCAAGGACCGTATCGAACGGGCCAACAAGCTGCTCAAGGATCATTCCGAGGATCTGTGCAAAGCCATGAGCGCGGATTTCGGCAATCGCTCGCCGATGCAATCGATGATGACCGACATTGTAGGGACCATCAATTTCGGGAAATATTGCCTGAAACGCATGGATGGCTGGGCAAAAGTCGACAAGCGCCACGTCCAGTTCCCGCTCGGCCTGCTCGGTGCAAAAGCCGAGGTCCGATATGAACCCAAGGGCGTCGTGGGTATATTGAGTCCGTGGAATTTCCCGGTCAACCTCACCTTCGGCCCGCTCATGCAGATATTTGCAGCGGGTAACCGGGCGATGATCAAGCCGAGTGAATTCACCGAGAAAACCAGCCAAATGATGAAGGAGTTGGTTGAGCAATACTTCTCGCCTGACGAATGCGCCGTTTTTACTGGTGGACCCGAAATCGCCGCCGCATTTTCCGAACTGCCATTCGATCACCTCGTATTTACAGGCTCGACGCCGACAGGTCGCAAGGTGATGGAGGCTGCTTCCAAGAACCTCGTCCCGGTGACTTTGGAGCTTGGCGGGAAAAGCCCGGTTTTCATGGGAGAAAGTGCCGACTTCGCCAAGGCGGGGGAACGCATCGCCATGGGCAAGATGATGAACGCGGGCCAGATATGCCTGGCACCTGACTATCTGTATGTGCCTGAAAGCAAGCAGGACGAAGCGATCCACGGCGTGTGGCAAGGAACAGCGAACATGTATCCCACGCTTCTCGATAACGACGACTACGCCAGTGTCGTCACCGATCGCCATTTCGACAGGCTTCAGGATATGGTTGCCGATGCGCGCGACAAGGGCGCCGAGGTCATCGAGGTGAATCCTGGCAATGAGGATTTCTCGAACACCAACAGCCGGAAGATGCCGCTCACGATCCTCAAGAATGTCACCGAGGACATGAAGGCGATGCAGGAAGAGATTTTCGGGCCGGTCCTGCCCGTCAAAACTTACAAGAACGTCGATGAAGCGATCAACTATGTAAATGAACACGATCGCCCGCTCGGCCTGTATTATTTCGGCCAGGATTCGGGCGAGCAATCCAAGGTCCTGTCCAAGACAATCAGTGGCGGCGTGACGGTGAATGATGTGGTGTTCCATGTTTCTATGGAAGACCTGCCGTTCGGCGGCGTCGGTTCATCGGGCATGGGAAGCTACCACGGGGTGGAGGGTTTTCGCGAATTCAGCCACGCCCGCAGCGTGTACACCCAGCCAAAGATCGACGTTGCCAAGCTGGCGGGCTTCAAGCCGCCCTATGGCGATGCCACGAAGAAGGCGATCGACAAGATGATGAAGTGA
- the nuoG gene encoding NADH-quinone oxidoreductase subunit NuoG: MPKVTVDGQEIEVPDGATVLQACELAGKEIPRFCYHERLSIAGNCRMCLVEVKPGPPKPQASCALPATEGQEIRTDSEMVKTAREGVMEFLLINHPLDCPICDQGGECDLQDQSVAYGRGATRYHDSKRAVTEKYMGPLIKTVMTRCIHCTRCVRFSEEIAGVDEIGAVGRGEDMQITTYLEQAAEHELSANVIDLCPVGALTSRPYAFEARPWELKKTLSIDVSDAVGANIRLDSRGREVMRALPRTNDDVNEEWISDKARYQVDGLGKRRLDKVFMRRRGKLEASSWDEAFKAIAKQLESDNSSIAAIAGDLVDCETMFAAKALLKACGSTLIEGRQTGMDYDVGNLAAVNFNSGFAGIETADAILIVGSHIRWEAPLVNVRIRKAVKRGAKVFVVGPHWETTYPAEFLGEDLSVLGKLPKGAADAIKNAERPAIIMGGAALAKGALGAGLSLADKFGLVKDDWNGFNVMHFSAARMGGLMLGFAQSGGMADIAAAAPKVVLALGADEMNFEPYADSLKVYIGHHGDKGAHAADIILPGASFAEKDGTYVNTEGRVQFAEKAVFAPGDAREDWTILRALADALKVDVGFDSFAQLQTAMIAEVPALGEEGLANFGALPAADKKAKAEGILNAYPIKDFYLTNPIARASEVMQRCSSELLGNSELAEAAE, translated from the coding sequence ATGCCTAAAGTCACCGTAGACGGTCAGGAAATCGAGGTTCCGGACGGCGCGACCGTCCTGCAAGCCTGTGAGTTGGCTGGTAAGGAAATCCCGCGTTTCTGCTATCATGAACGACTGAGCATCGCCGGTAACTGCCGGATGTGCCTGGTCGAGGTGAAGCCCGGGCCGCCCAAGCCGCAGGCAAGCTGTGCGCTTCCGGCTACCGAAGGCCAGGAAATTCGCACCGATAGCGAAATGGTGAAGACCGCGCGCGAAGGCGTGATGGAATTCCTCCTGATCAACCACCCGCTCGATTGCCCGATTTGTGATCAGGGCGGGGAATGCGATTTGCAGGACCAGTCCGTGGCTTATGGCCGCGGCGCGACCCGCTATCACGACAGCAAGCGCGCGGTGACCGAGAAGTACATGGGTCCGCTGATCAAGACGGTCATGACCCGCTGCATCCATTGCACCCGCTGCGTGCGCTTCAGCGAAGAAATCGCTGGTGTCGATGAAATCGGCGCGGTCGGTCGCGGTGAAGACATGCAGATCACAACCTATCTCGAGCAGGCGGCCGAGCACGAGCTTTCAGCTAATGTGATCGACCTTTGCCCGGTCGGCGCACTCACTTCGCGCCCCTATGCCTTCGAAGCGCGCCCCTGGGAGCTCAAGAAAACGCTCAGCATCGATGTTTCGGATGCTGTAGGCGCGAACATCCGTTTGGACAGCCGCGGCCGCGAAGTCATGCGCGCACTTCCGCGCACGAATGACGACGTCAACGAGGAATGGATTTCCGACAAGGCCCGCTACCAGGTCGATGGCCTTGGCAAGCGCCGCCTCGACAAGGTTTTCATGCGCAGGCGGGGCAAGCTCGAGGCATCCAGTTGGGACGAGGCTTTCAAGGCCATTGCCAAACAGCTGGAGTCCGACAATTCGAGCATCGCGGCCATCGCTGGCGACTTGGTCGACTGTGAGACCATGTTTGCTGCCAAGGCACTGCTCAAGGCCTGTGGTTCGACGCTGATCGAAGGCCGTCAGACCGGTATGGATTACGACGTGGGCAACCTTGCAGCGGTCAATTTCAATTCCGGGTTCGCCGGGATCGAAACTGCCGATGCGATACTGATCGTTGGCAGCCACATTCGTTGGGAAGCCCCGCTGGTGAATGTCCGCATTCGCAAGGCGGTCAAGCGCGGGGCCAAAGTTTTCGTGGTCGGTCCGCATTGGGAAACGACTTATCCCGCTGAGTTTCTGGGTGAAGACCTTTCGGTTCTTGGCAAGCTGCCAAAGGGCGCAGCAGACGCGATCAAAAATGCAGAACGTCCAGCCATTATCATGGGCGGGGCGGCCCTTGCCAAGGGCGCATTAGGTGCGGGCCTGTCACTTGCCGACAAATTCGGTTTGGTGAAAGATGACTGGAACGGCTTCAACGTCATGCACTTTTCCGCTGCGCGTATGGGCGGGCTGATGCTCGGCTTTGCACAATCTGGCGGCATGGCCGACATCGCCGCGGCTGCTCCGAAGGTTGTTCTCGCGCTCGGTGCGGACGAGATGAATTTTGAACCTTATGCCGACAGTCTCAAGGTCTACATTGGCCACCATGGCGACAAGGGTGCGCATGCGGCAGATATCATTCTCCCCGGTGCAAGCTTCGCCGAGAAGGACGGGACCTACGTCAATACAGAAGGCCGTGTGCAGTTCGCCGAAAAGGCCGTGTTTGCTCCGGGCGATGCCCGCGAAGACTGGACAATCCTGCGCGCTCTTGCCGATGCGCTGAAGGTCGATGTCGGCTTCGACAGCTTCGCTCAGCTTCAAACAGCGATGATCGCGGAAGTTCCGGCGCTGGGCGAAGAAGGCCTTGCAAACTTCGGCGCGCTTCCTGCAGCGGACAAGAAGGCGAAGGCGGAAGGCATCTTGAATGCTTACCCGATCAAGGATTTCTACCTCACCAACCCCATCGCCCGCGCTAGCGAAGTGATGCAGCGATGCTCGTCGGAATTGCTTGGCAATAGCGAGCTGGCGGAGGCCGCGGAATGA
- a CDS encoding NADH-quinone oxidoreductase subunit C codes for MATLHSAPRFTLIDGLKDTLSGVIGNALVEAREEHGELLFHVKRGEIENVLRTLRDNHEYQQLMEIAGVDYPSRDERFEIVYMLLSVTKNNRIMVKCTASEETPVPTVTTLWPNAGWLEREVFDMYGVLFDGNPDLRRILTDYGFEGHPFRKDFPLTGYVELRYSEDEKRVVYEPVELAQDLRQFDFMSPWEGADYVLPGDEKADMPPIDEPKTTESPKQTGAGAKTDAKAAEKVSADAPAEKDGGKDSPPPKPTENRKSRAKRVGKTTDTAKATKPKKKPAAKRKPAAKKKGAE; via the coding sequence ATGGCTACGCTTCATTCCGCGCCCCGCTTCACGCTGATCGACGGGCTCAAGGACACGCTTTCCGGCGTCATCGGAAATGCGCTGGTCGAAGCTCGCGAAGAGCACGGCGAGCTGCTGTTTCACGTAAAGCGCGGCGAAATCGAAAACGTGCTTCGCACTCTGCGCGACAATCACGAATACCAGCAGTTGATGGAAATCGCCGGGGTCGATTATCCGAGCCGTGATGAACGGTTCGAGATTGTCTACATGCTGCTTTCGGTCACCAAGAATAACCGCATCATGGTGAAGTGCACGGCTTCTGAAGAAACGCCTGTGCCGACTGTCACGACGCTTTGGCCCAATGCTGGCTGGCTCGAGCGCGAAGTGTTCGACATGTACGGCGTGCTGTTCGACGGTAACCCAGATCTGCGCCGCATCCTCACCGATTACGGTTTCGAAGGGCACCCCTTCCGCAAGGATTTCCCGCTCACCGGCTATGTCGAGCTGCGTTATTCGGAAGACGAGAAGCGCGTGGTTTATGAGCCCGTCGAGCTTGCGCAGGACCTGCGCCAGTTCGACTTCATGAGCCCGTGGGAAGGTGCAGACTACGTTCTTCCGGGCGACGAGAAAGCGGACATGCCGCCGATCGACGAGCCGAAGACTACCGAAAGCCCCAAGCAGACGGGTGCCGGCGCCAAGACGGACGCCAAAGCGGCCGAAAAGGTCAGCGCGGATGCTCCTGCGGAAAAGGATGGCGGCAAAGACTCGCCACCACCGAAACCGACCGAAAACCGCAAGAGCCGGGCAAAGCGGGTCGGCAAGACGACCGATACCGCGAAAGCGACTAAACCGAAAAAGAAGCCTGCCGCCAAGCGCAAGCCTGCAGCAAAGAAGAAGGGCGCAGAATGA